One segment of Hemicordylus capensis ecotype Gifberg chromosome 8, rHemCap1.1.pri, whole genome shotgun sequence DNA contains the following:
- the DDX25 gene encoding ATP-dependent RNA helicase DDX25 isoform X1, with product MRIAHFSLCSVRRCLSRRLQRPSCSLDANHDGPPWAVSGRAERLGEMWPRPRSRMGRGLEVSSAGDAVDACRPSDLGKPSFWKTLRNLQESYSTSGRKCEQGMNNNVAMNSCKEEEQEDRVPLAETSLLNKLIQSSLVESHHHVEILQRDPRSPLFSVKVFEELHLKKELLQGIYTMGFNRPSKIQETALPMMLADPPQNLIAQSQSGTGKTAAFVLAMLSRVHPEGRFPQCLCLSPTYELAMQTGHVVEKMGRFCVHVKVAYAVRGNRIPRGTVIEEQIIIGTPGTVLDWCFKMKLLDMNKMQVFVLDEADVMIDKQNFSDQSVRIQRALPPTCQMLLFSATFAEPVLQFAQQIIPDPNIITLRREELTLHNLRQYYFECENNEAKYKALCNVYGSITIGQAIIFCQTRKNAKWLSWAMSSDGHQVALLSGELTVEERAEVIQKFRDGKDKVLITTNVCARGIDVMQVTIVVNFSLPTNMDHFADFETYLHRIGRAGRFGKKGLAFNMVEKHNLPLLLAIQDYFKTTIKRLDPEDMEALEKIAE from the exons ATGCGCATTGCGCACTTCTCCCTTTGCTCTGTCCGCCGCTGTTTGAGTCGGCGGTTGCAGCGGCCCTCGTGCTCTCTCGACGCGAACCACGACGGGCCTCCTTGGGCGGTTTCAGGGCGGGCAGAGCGGCTGGGCGAGATGTGGCCGAGGCCGCGTAGCCGCATGGGGAGGGGGCTAGAAGTCAGCTCTGCGGGGGACGCTGTTGATGCTTGCCGGCCTTCAGAT CTGGGCAAACCATCCTTCTGGAAGACTCTCAGGAATCTGCAGGAATCTTACTCTACTTCAG GGCGAAAATGTGAACAAGGGATGAACAACAATGTGGCGATGAACAGCTgtaaggaggaggagcaagaagaCCGAG TGCCTTTAGCTGAAACCTCCCTCTTGAACAAGTTAATACAGTCAAGTCTGGTGGAATCCCACCATCACGTAGAGATTCTCCAGCGCGACCCCAGATCACCACTGTTCTCTGTAAAGGTGTTTGAAGAACTGCATTT AAAGAAAGAACTCCTGCAGGGAATTTACACCATGGGTTTTAACAGACCCTCCAAGATACAGGAAACGGCACTTCCAATGATGTTAGCTGACCC GCCCCAAAATCTTATCGCACAAAGTCAGTCGGGGACAGGCAAAACGGCGGCTTTTGTGCTGGCTATGCTCAGCAGAGTGCACCCCGAAGGCAGATTTCCACAG TGCCTCTGTCTTTCTCCCACCTATGAACTGGCCATGCAAACTGGACATGTGGTGGAGAAAATGGGCAGGTTTTGCGTCCACGTCAAGGTTGCATACGCTGTTAGAGGAAACAGAA tTCCAAGAGGGACTGTAATAGAAGAACAGATAATAATTGGGACCCCAGGGACTGTCTTAGATTGGTGCTTCAAAATGAAATTGCTGGATATGAATAAGATGCAGGTTTTTGTGCTGGACGAAGCAGATGTCATGATTGATAAACAGAATTTCTCAGACCAGAGTGTCCGGATTCAGAG GGCTCTGCCACCCACGTGTCAAATGCTGCTCTTCTCGGCCACCTTCGCGGAGCCGGTGCTGCAGTTTGCCCAGCAGATCATCCCCGACCCCAACATCATCACCCTCCGCCGCGAGGAGCTGACCCTGCACAACCTCCGGCAGTACTACTTTGAGTGCGAGAACAACGAAGCGAAATACAAAGCCCTGTGCAACGTCTACGGCAGCATCACGATCGGCCAGGCCATCATCTTCTGCCAG ACCCGTAAGAACGCCAAGTGGCTATCCTGGGCAATGTCAAGTGACGGGCACCAAGTCGCCCTCTTGAGCGGGGAGCTGACAGTGGAGGAGCGGGCAGAGGTGATCCAGAAGTTCCGCGACGGGAAAGACAAAGTCCTGATCACAACCAACGTCTGCGCTCGAG GCATCGACGTCATGCAAGTCACCATCGTGGTCAACTTCAGCCTGCCGACCAATATGGACCATTTTGCCGACTTTGAGACGTATCTGCACCGCATCGGCCGGGCGGGCCGCTTCGGGAAGAAAGGCCTCGCTTTCAACATGGTCGAAAAGCATAACTTGCCACTCCTGTTGGCGATTCAAGACTACTTCA aGACTACCATCAAGCGCCTTGATCCTGAGGATATGGAGGCATTGGAAAAAATAGCAGAGTGA
- the DDX25 gene encoding ATP-dependent RNA helicase DDX25 isoform X2 has protein sequence MNNNVAMNSCKEEEQEDRVPLAETSLLNKLIQSSLVESHHHVEILQRDPRSPLFSVKVFEELHLKKELLQGIYTMGFNRPSKIQETALPMMLADPPQNLIAQSQSGTGKTAAFVLAMLSRVHPEGRFPQCLCLSPTYELAMQTGHVVEKMGRFCVHVKVAYAVRGNRIPRGTVIEEQIIIGTPGTVLDWCFKMKLLDMNKMQVFVLDEADVMIDKQNFSDQSVRIQRALPPTCQMLLFSATFAEPVLQFAQQIIPDPNIITLRREELTLHNLRQYYFECENNEAKYKALCNVYGSITIGQAIIFCQTRKNAKWLSWAMSSDGHQVALLSGELTVEERAEVIQKFRDGKDKVLITTNVCARGIDVMQVTIVVNFSLPTNMDHFADFETYLHRIGRAGRFGKKGLAFNMVEKHNLPLLLAIQDYFKTTIKRLDPEDMEALEKIAE, from the exons ATGAACAACAATGTGGCGATGAACAGCTgtaaggaggaggagcaagaagaCCGAG TGCCTTTAGCTGAAACCTCCCTCTTGAACAAGTTAATACAGTCAAGTCTGGTGGAATCCCACCATCACGTAGAGATTCTCCAGCGCGACCCCAGATCACCACTGTTCTCTGTAAAGGTGTTTGAAGAACTGCATTT AAAGAAAGAACTCCTGCAGGGAATTTACACCATGGGTTTTAACAGACCCTCCAAGATACAGGAAACGGCACTTCCAATGATGTTAGCTGACCC GCCCCAAAATCTTATCGCACAAAGTCAGTCGGGGACAGGCAAAACGGCGGCTTTTGTGCTGGCTATGCTCAGCAGAGTGCACCCCGAAGGCAGATTTCCACAG TGCCTCTGTCTTTCTCCCACCTATGAACTGGCCATGCAAACTGGACATGTGGTGGAGAAAATGGGCAGGTTTTGCGTCCACGTCAAGGTTGCATACGCTGTTAGAGGAAACAGAA tTCCAAGAGGGACTGTAATAGAAGAACAGATAATAATTGGGACCCCAGGGACTGTCTTAGATTGGTGCTTCAAAATGAAATTGCTGGATATGAATAAGATGCAGGTTTTTGTGCTGGACGAAGCAGATGTCATGATTGATAAACAGAATTTCTCAGACCAGAGTGTCCGGATTCAGAG GGCTCTGCCACCCACGTGTCAAATGCTGCTCTTCTCGGCCACCTTCGCGGAGCCGGTGCTGCAGTTTGCCCAGCAGATCATCCCCGACCCCAACATCATCACCCTCCGCCGCGAGGAGCTGACCCTGCACAACCTCCGGCAGTACTACTTTGAGTGCGAGAACAACGAAGCGAAATACAAAGCCCTGTGCAACGTCTACGGCAGCATCACGATCGGCCAGGCCATCATCTTCTGCCAG ACCCGTAAGAACGCCAAGTGGCTATCCTGGGCAATGTCAAGTGACGGGCACCAAGTCGCCCTCTTGAGCGGGGAGCTGACAGTGGAGGAGCGGGCAGAGGTGATCCAGAAGTTCCGCGACGGGAAAGACAAAGTCCTGATCACAACCAACGTCTGCGCTCGAG GCATCGACGTCATGCAAGTCACCATCGTGGTCAACTTCAGCCTGCCGACCAATATGGACCATTTTGCCGACTTTGAGACGTATCTGCACCGCATCGGCCGGGCGGGCCGCTTCGGGAAGAAAGGCCTCGCTTTCAACATGGTCGAAAAGCATAACTTGCCACTCCTGTTGGCGATTCAAGACTACTTCA aGACTACCATCAAGCGCCTTGATCCTGAGGATATGGAGGCATTGGAAAAAATAGCAGAGTGA